The following coding sequences are from one Gopherus flavomarginatus isolate rGopFla2 chromosome 23, rGopFla2.mat.asm, whole genome shotgun sequence window:
- the LOC127039653 gene encoding uncharacterized protein LOC127039653 isoform X27 — translation MSSGQVSSGQANEVRSGELRSGERARVRRTRLRRTRSRQASSGQVNELRSGELRSGERAHVRRTRSHQASSGQVNELTSGELRSGERAHVSQAQVRRTSSGQASSGQANELTSGELRSGERAHVRRAQVRRTSSGQTNSGQVRRTRLGQASSGLANELRSDELRSGQANEVRSGELRSGERAQVRRTSSGQVSSGQANELRSGELRSGERAQVRRTQVRSGELRSGERGHVRRAQVRRTSSGQTNSGQVRRTRSGQANEVTSGELRSGELRSGERGHVRRMRSRQVSSGQASSGQARRTPGLWALPGKQRRLG, via the exons ATGAGCTCAGGTCAGGTGAGCTCAGGTCAGGCGAACGAGGTCAGGTCAGGCGAGCTCAGGTCAGGCGAACGAG CTCGGGTCAGGCGAACTCGACTCAGGCGAACGAGATCACGTCAGGCGAGCTCAGGTCAGGTGAACGAG CTCAGGTCAGGCGAGCTCAGGTCAGGTGAACGAGCTCACGTCAG GCGAACGCGCTCACATCAGGCAAGCTCAGGTCAGGTGAACGAGCTCACGTCAGGCGAGCTCAGGTCAGGCGAACGAGCTCACGTCAGTCAAGCTCAGGTCAGGCGAACGAGCTCAGGTCAGGCGAGCTCAGGTCAGGCGAACGAGCTCACGTCAGGCGAGCTCAGGTCAGGCGAACGAGCTCACGTCAGGCGAGCTCAGGTCAGGCGAACGAGCTCAGGTCAGACGAACTCAGGTCAG GTCAGGCGAACGAGGTTAGGTCAGGCGAGCTCAGGTCTGGCGAACGAGCTCAGGTCAGACGAACTCAGGTCAGGTCAGGCGAACGAGGTCAGGTCAGGCGAGCTCAGGTCAGGCGAACGAGCTCAG GTCAGGCGAACGAGCTCAGGTCAGGTGAGCTCAGGTCAGGCGAACGAGCTCAGGTCAGGTGAGCTCAGGTCAG GCGAACGAGCTCAGGTCAGACGAACTCAGGTCAG GTCAGGTGAGCTCAGGTCAGGCGAACGAGGTCACGTCAGGCGAGCTCAGGTCAGGCGAACGAGCTCAGGTCAGACGAACTCAGGTCAAGTCAGGCGAACGAGGTCAGGTCAGGCGAACGAGGTCACGTCAGGTGAGCTCAGGTCAGGCGAGCTCAGGTCAGGCGAACGAGGTCACGTCAGGCGAATGAGGTCACGTCAGGTGAGCTCAGGTCAGGCTAGCTCAGGTCAGGCCAGGCGAACACCCGGGCTCTGGGCCCTGCCTGGCAAGCAGAGGAGGCTCGGCTGA
- the LOC127039653 gene encoding uncharacterized protein LOC127039653 isoform X30, with protein MNELRSGELRSGERGQVRRAQVRRTSSGQANSTQANEITSGELRSGERAHVRRAQVRRTSSRQSSSGQANELRSGELRSGERAHVRRAQVRRTSSRQASSGQANELRSDELRSGQANEVRSGELRSGERAQVRRTQVRSGERGQVRRAQVRRTSSGQVSSGQANELRSGELRSGERAQVRRTQVRSGERGQVRRAQVWRTRSGQASSGLANELRSGELRSGERGHVRRAQVRRTSSGQTNSGQVRRTRSGQANEVTSGELRSGELRSGERGHVRRMRSRQVSSGQASSGQARRTPGLWALPGKQRRLG; from the exons ATGAATGAGCTCAGGTCAGGTGAGCTCAGGTCAGGCGAACGAGGTCAGGTCAGGCGAGCTCAGGTCAGGCGAACGAG CTCGGGTCAGGCGAACTCGACTCAGGCGAACGAGATCACGTCAGGCGAGCTCAGGTCAGGTGAACGAG CTCACGTCAGGCGAGCTCAGGTCAGGCGAACGAGCTCACGTCAGTCAAGCTCAGGTCAGGCGAACGAGCTCAGGTCAGGCGAGCTCAGGTCAGGCGAACGAGCTCACGTCAGGCGAGCTCAGGTCAGGCGAACGAGCTCACGTCAGGCGAGCTCAGGTCAGGCGAACGAGCTCAGGTCAGACGAACTCAGGTCAG GTCAGGCGAACGAGGTTAGGTCAGGCGAGCTCAGGTCTGGCGAACGAGCTCAGGTCAGACGAACTCAGGTCAGGTCAGGCGAACGAGGTCAGGTCAGGCGAGCTCAGGTCAGGCGAACGAGCTCAG GTCAGGTGAGCTCAGGTCAGGCGAACGAGCTCAGGTCAGGTGAGCTCAGGTCAGGCGAACGAGCTCAGGTCAG ACGAACTCAGGTCAGGTCAGGCGAACGAGGTCAGGTCAGGCGAGCTCAGGTCTGGCGAACGAGGTCAGGTCAGGCGAGCTCAGGTCTGGCGAACGAGCTCAGGTCAGGTGAGCTCAGGTCAGGCGAACGAGGTCACGTCAGGCGAGCTCAGGTCAGGCGAACGAGCTCAGGTCAGACGAACTCAGGTCAAGTCAGGCGAACGAGGTCAGGTCAGGCGAACGAGGTCACGTCAGGTGAGCTCAGGTCAGGCGAGCTCAGGTCAGGCGAACGAGGTCACGTCAGGCGAATGAGGTCACGTCAGGTGAGCTCAGGTCAGGCTAGCTCAGGTCAGGCCAGGCGAACACCCGGGCTCTGGGCCCTGCCTGGCAAGCAGAGGAGGCTCGGCTGA
- the LOC127039653 gene encoding uncharacterized protein LOC127039653 isoform X16 — protein sequence MSSGQVSSGQANEVRSGELRSGERARVRRTRLRRTRSRQASSGQVNELRSGELRSGERAHVRRTRSHQASSGQVNELTSGELRSGERAHVSQAQVRRTSSGQASSGQANELTSGELRSGERAHVRRAQVRRTSSGQTNSGQVRRTRLGQASSGLANELRSDELRSGQANELRSGELRSGERAQVRRTQVRSGERGQVRRAQVWRTRSGQASSGLANELRSGELRSGERGHVRRAQVRRTSSGQTNSGQVRRTRSGQANEVTSGELRSGELRSGERGHVRRMRSRQVSSGQASSGQARRTPGLWALPGKQRRLG from the exons ATGAGCTCAGGTCAGGTGAGCTCAGGTCAGGCGAACGAGGTCAGGTCAGGCGAGCTCAGGTCAGGCGAACGAG CTCGGGTCAGGCGAACTCGACTCAGGCGAACGAGATCACGTCAGGCGAGCTCAGGTCAGGTGAACGAG CTCAGGTCAGGCGAGCTCAGGTCAGGTGAACGAGCTCACGTCAG GCGAACGCGCTCACATCAGGCAAGCTCAGGTCAGGTGAACGAGCTCACGTCAGGCGAGCTCAGGTCAGGCGAACGAGCTCACGTCAGTCAAGCTCAGGTCAGGCGAACGAGCTCAGGTCAGGCGAGCTCAGGTCAGGCGAACGAGCTCACGTCAGGCGAGCTCAGGTCAGGCGAACGAGCTCACGTCAGGCGAGCTCAGGTCAGGCGAACGAGCTCAGGTCAGACGAACTCAGGTCAG GTCAGGCGAACGAGGTTAGGTCAGGCGAGCTCAGGTCTGGCGAACGAGCTCAGGTCAGACGAACTCAGGTCAGGTCAGGCGAACGAG CTCAGGTCAGGTGAGCTCAGGTCAGGCGAACGAGCTCAGGTCAG ACGAACTCAGGTCAGGTCAGGCGAACGAGGTCAGGTCAGGCGAGCTCAGGTCTGGCGAACGAGGTCAGGTCAGGCGAGCTCAGGTCTGGCGAACGAGCTCAGGTCAGGTGAGCTCAGGTCAGGCGAACGAGGTCACGTCAGGCGAGCTCAGGTCAGGCGAACGAGCTCAGGTCAGACGAACTCAGGTCAAGTCAGGCGAACGAGGTCAGGTCAGGCGAACGAGGTCACGTCAGGTGAGCTCAGGTCAGGCGAGCTCAGGTCAGGCGAACGAGGTCACGTCAGGCGAATGAGGTCACGTCAGGTGAGCTCAGGTCAGGCTAGCTCAGGTCAGGCCAGGCGAACACCCGGGCTCTGGGCCCTGCCTGGCAAGCAGAGGAGGCTCGGCTGA
- the LOC127039653 gene encoding uncharacterized protein LOC127039653 isoform X4 → MSSGQVSSGQANEVRSGELRSGERARVRRTRLRRTRSRQASSGQVNELRSGELRSGERAHVRRTRSHQASSGQVNELTSGELRSGERAHVSQAQVRRTSSGQASSGQANELTSGELRSGERAHVRRAQVRRTSSGQTNSGQVRRTRLGQASSGLANELRSDELRSGQANEVRSGELRSGERAQVRRTSSGQVSSGQANELRSGELRSGERGQVRRTRSGQASSGLANELRSGELRSGERGHVRRAQVRRTSSGQTNSGQVRRTRSGQANEVTSGELRSGELRSGERGHVRRMRSRQVSSGQASSGQARRTPGLWALPGKQRRLG, encoded by the exons ATGAGCTCAGGTCAGGTGAGCTCAGGTCAGGCGAACGAGGTCAGGTCAGGCGAGCTCAGGTCAGGCGAACGAG CTCGGGTCAGGCGAACTCGACTCAGGCGAACGAGATCACGTCAGGCGAGCTCAGGTCAGGTGAACGAG CTCAGGTCAGGCGAGCTCAGGTCAGGTGAACGAGCTCACGTCAG GCGAACGCGCTCACATCAGGCAAGCTCAGGTCAGGTGAACGAGCTCACGTCAGGCGAGCTCAGGTCAGGCGAACGAGCTCACGTCAGTCAAGCTCAGGTCAGGCGAACGAGCTCAGGTCAGGCGAGCTCAGGTCAGGCGAACGAGCTCACGTCAGGCGAGCTCAGGTCAGGCGAACGAGCTCACGTCAGGCGAGCTCAGGTCAGGCGAACGAGCTCAGGTCAGACGAACTCAGGTCAG GTCAGGCGAACGAGGTTAGGTCAGGCGAGCTCAGGTCTGGCGAACGAGCTCAGGTCAGACGAACTCAGGTCAGGTCAGGCGAACGAGGTCAGGTCAGGCGAGCTCAGGTCAGGCGAACGAGCTCAG GTCAGGCGAACGAGCTCAGGTCAGGTGAGCTCAGGTCAGGCGAACGAGCTCAGGTCAGGTGAGCTCAGGTCAGGTGAACGAG GTCAGGTCAGGCGAACGAGGTCAGGTCAGGCGAGCTCAGGTCTGGCGAACGAG CTCAGGTCAGGTGAGCTCAGGTCAGGCGAACGAGGTCACGTCAGGCGAGCTCAGGTCAGGCGAACGAGCTCAGGTCAGACGAACTCAGGTCAAGTCAGGCGAACGAGGTCAGGTCAGGCGAACGAGGTCACGTCAGGTGAGCTCAGGTCAGGCGAGCTCAGGTCAGGCGAACGAGGTCACGTCAGGCGAATGAGGTCACGTCAGGTGAGCTCAGGTCAGGCTAGCTCAGGTCAGGCCAGGCGAACACCCGGGCTCTGGGCCCTGCCTGGCAAGCAGAGGAGGCTCGGCTGA
- the LOC127039653 gene encoding transcription initiation factor TFIID subunit 1-like isoform X11: MSSGQVSSGQANEVRSGELRSGERARVRRTRLRRTRSRQASSGQVNELRSGELRSGERAHVRRTRSHQASSGQVNELTSGELRSGERAHVSQAQVRRTSSGQASSGQANELTSGELRSGERAHVRRAQVRRTSSGQTNSGQVRRTRLGQASSGLANELRSDELRSGQANEVRSGELRSGERAQVRRTQVRRTSSGQTNSGQANEVRSGELRSGERGQVRRAQVWRTSSGQVSSGQANEVTSGELRSGERAQVRRAQVRPGEHPGSGPCLASRGGSAEISRPEERGRDVMKTTELLANAVVTVLAWLWACACVWVSFAV; this comes from the exons ATGAGCTCAGGTCAGGTGAGCTCAGGTCAGGCGAACGAGGTCAGGTCAGGCGAGCTCAGGTCAGGCGAACGAG CTCGGGTCAGGCGAACTCGACTCAGGCGAACGAGATCACGTCAGGCGAGCTCAGGTCAGGTGAACGAG CTCAGGTCAGGCGAGCTCAGGTCAGGTGAACGAGCTCACGTCAG GCGAACGCGCTCACATCAGGCAAGCTCAGGTCAGGTGAACGAGCTCACGTCAGGCGAGCTCAGGTCAGGCGAACGAGCTCACGTCAGTCAAGCTCAGGTCAGGCGAACGAGCTCAGGTCAGGCGAGCTCAGGTCAGGCGAACGAGCTCACGTCAGGCGAGCTCAGGTCAGGCGAACGAGCTCACGTCAGGCGAGCTCAGGTCAGGCGAACGAGCTCAGGTCAGACGAACTCAGGTCAG GTCAGGCGAACGAGGTTAGGTCAGGCGAGCTCAGGTCTGGCGAACGAGCTCAGGTCAGACGAACTCAGGTCAGGTCAGGCGAACGAGGTCAGGTCAGGCGAGCTCAGGTCAGGCGAACGAGCTCAGGTCAGACGAACTCAG GTCAGGCGAACGAGCTCAGGTCAGACGAACTCAGGTCAG GCGAACGAGGTCAGGTCAGGCGAGCTCAGGTCTGGCGAACGAGGTCAGGTCAGGCGAGCTCAGGTCTGGCGAACGAGCTCAGGTCAGGTGAGCTCAGGTCAGGCGAACGAGGTCACGTCAGGCGAGCTCAGGTCAGGCGAACGAGCTCAG GTCAGGCGAGCTCAG GTCAGGCCAGGCGAACACCCGGGCTCTGGGCCCTGCCTGGCAAGCAGAGGAGGCTCGGCTGAAATTAGCCGCCCAGAAGAGCGCGGAAGGGATGTGATGAAGACGACGGAGCTGCTCGCGAATGCTGTTGTGACTGTACTTGCCTGGCTGTGGGCGTGTGCGTGCGTATGGGTGTCGTTCGCTGTGTAA
- the LOC127039653 gene encoding uncharacterized protein LOC127039653 isoform X31 codes for MNELRSGELRSGERGQVRRAQVRRTSSGQASSGQVNELTSGELRSGERAHVRRAQVRRTSSRQSSSGQANELRSGELRSGERAHVRRAQVRRTSSRQASSGQANELRSDELRSGQANEVRSGELRSGERAQVRRTQVRSGERGQVRRAQVRRTSSGQVSSGQANELRSGELRSGERAQVRRTQVRSGERGQVRRAQVWRTRSGQASSGLANELRSGELRSGERGHVRRAQVRRTSSGQTNSGQVRRTRSGQANEVTSGELRSGELRSGERGHVRRMRSRQVSSGQASSGQARRTPGLWALPGKQRRLG; via the exons ATGAATGAGCTCAGGTCAGGTGAGCTCAGGTCAGGCGAACGAGGTCAGGTCAGGCGAGCTCAGGTCAGGCGAACGAG CTCAGGTCAGGCGAGCTCAGGTCAGGTGAACGAGCTCACGTCAGGTGAGCTCAG GTCAGGTGAACGAGCTCACGTCAGGCGAGCTCAGGTCAGGCGAACGAGCTCACGTCAGTCAAGCTCAGGTCAGGCGAACGAGCTCAGGTCAGGCGAGCTCAGGTCAGGCGAACGAGCTCACGTCAGGCGAGCTCAGGTCAGGCGAACGAGCTCACGTCAGGCGAGCTCAGGTCAGGCGAACGAGCTCAGGTCAGACGAACTCAGGTCAG GTCAGGCGAACGAGGTTAGGTCAGGCGAGCTCAGGTCTGGCGAACGAGCTCAGGTCAGACGAACTCAGGTCAGGTCAGGCGAACGAGGTCAGGTCAGGCGAGCTCAGGTCAGGCGAACGAGCTCAG GTCAGGTGAGCTCAGGTCAGGCGAACGAGCTCAGGTCAGGTGAGCTCAGGTCAGGCGAACGAGCTCAGGTCAG ACGAACTCAGGTCAGGTCAGGCGAACGAGGTCAGGTCAGGCGAGCTCAGGTCTGGCGAACGAGGTCAGGTCAGGCGAGCTCAGGTCTGGCGAACGAGCTCAGGTCAGGTGAGCTCAGGTCAGGCGAACGAGGTCACGTCAGGCGAGCTCAGGTCAGGCGAACGAGCTCAGGTCAGACGAACTCAGGTCAAGTCAGGCGAACGAGGTCAGGTCAGGCGAACGAGGTCACGTCAGGTGAGCTCAGGTCAGGCGAGCTCAGGTCAGGCGAACGAGGTCACGTCAGGCGAATGAGGTCACGTCAGGTGAGCTCAGGTCAGGCTAGCTCAGGTCAGGCCAGGCGAACACCCGGGCTCTGGGCCCTGCCTGGCAAGCAGAGGAGGCTCGGCTGA
- the LOC127039653 gene encoding uncharacterized protein LOC127039653 isoform X10, with amino-acid sequence MSSGQVSSGQANEVRSGELRSGERGQVRRAQVRRTSSGQASSGQVNELTSGELRSGERAHVRRAQVRRTSSRQSSSGQANELRSGELRSGERAHVRRAQVRRTSSRQASSGQANELRSDELRSGQANEVRSGELRSGERAQVRRTQVRSGERGQVRRAQVRRTSSGQVSSGQANELRSGELRSGERAQVRRTQVRSGERGQVRRAQVWRTRSGQASSGLANELRSGELRSGERGHVRRAQVRRTSSGQTNSGQVRRTRSGQANEVTSGELRSGELRSGERGHVRRMRSRQVSSGQASSGQARRTPGLWALPGKQRRLG; translated from the exons ATGAGCTCAGGTCAGGTGAGCTCAGGTCAGGCGAACGAGGTCAGGTCAGGCGAGCTCAGGTCAGGCGAACGAGGTCAGGTCAGGCGAGCTCAGGTCAGGCGAACGAG CTCAGGTCAGGCGAGCTCAGGTCAGGTGAACGAGCTCACGTCAGGTGAGCTCAG GTCAGGTGAACGAGCTCACGTCAGGCGAGCTCAGGTCAGGCGAACGAGCTCACGTCAGTCAAGCTCAGGTCAGGCGAACGAGCTCAGGTCAGGCGAGCTCAGGTCAGGCGAACGAGCTCACGTCAGGCGAGCTCAGGTCAGGCGAACGAGCTCACGTCAGGCGAGCTCAGGTCAGGCGAACGAGCTCAGGTCAGACGAACTCAGGTCAG GTCAGGCGAACGAGGTTAGGTCAGGCGAGCTCAGGTCTGGCGAACGAGCTCAGGTCAGACGAACTCAGGTCAGGTCAGGCGAACGAGGTCAGGTCAGGCGAGCTCAGGTCAGGCGAACGAGCTCAG GTCAGGTGAGCTCAGGTCAGGCGAACGAGCTCAGGTCAGGTGAGCTCAGGTCAGGCGAACGAGCTCAGGTCAG ACGAACTCAGGTCAGGTCAGGCGAACGAGGTCAGGTCAGGCGAGCTCAGGTCTGGCGAACGAGGTCAGGTCAGGCGAGCTCAGGTCTGGCGAACGAGCTCAGGTCAGGTGAGCTCAGGTCAGGCGAACGAGGTCACGTCAGGCGAGCTCAGGTCAGGCGAACGAGCTCAGGTCAGACGAACTCAGGTCAAGTCAGGCGAACGAGGTCAGGTCAGGCGAACGAGGTCACGTCAGGTGAGCTCAGGTCAGGCGAGCTCAGGTCAGGCGAACGAGGTCACGTCAGGCGAATGAGGTCACGTCAGGTGAGCTCAGGTCAGGCTAGCTCAGGTCAGGCCAGGCGAACACCCGGGCTCTGGGCCCTGCCTGGCAAGCAGAGGAGGCTCGGCTGA
- the LOC127039653 gene encoding uncharacterized protein LOC127039653 isoform X39 translates to MSSGQVSSGQANEVRSGELRSGERGQVRRAQVRRTSSGQASSGQVNELTSGELRSGERAHVRRAQVRRTSSRQSSSGQANELRSGELRSGERAHVRRAQVRRTSSRQASSGQANELRSGELRSGERAQVRRTQVRSGERGQVRRAQVRRTSSGQVSSGQANELRSGELRSGERAQVRRTQVRSGERGQVRRAQVWRTRSGQASSGLANELRSGELRSGERGHVRRAQVRRTSSGQTNSGQVRRTRSGQANEVTSGELRSGELRSGERGHVRRMRSRQVSSGQASSGQARRTPGLWALPGKQRRLG, encoded by the exons ATGAGCTCAGGTCAGGTGAGCTCAGGTCAGGCGAACGAGGTCAGGTCAGGCGAGCTCAGGTCAGGCGAACGAGGTCAGGTCAGGCGAGCTCAGGTCAGGCGAACGAG CTCAGGTCAGGCGAGCTCAGGTCAGGTGAACGAGCTCACGTCAGGTGAGCTCAG GTCAGGTGAACGAGCTCACGTCAGGCGAGCTCAGGTCAGGCGAACGAGCTCACGTCAGTCAAGCTCAGGTCAGGCGAACGAGCTCAGGTCAGGCGAGCTCAGGTCAGGCGAACGAGCTCACGTCAGGCGAGCTCAGGTCAGGCGAACGAGCTCACGTCAGGCGAGCTCAGGTCAGGCGAACGAGCTCAG GTCAGGCGAGCTCAGGTCTGGCGAACGAGCTCAGGTCAGACGAACTCAGGTCAGGTCAGGCGAACGAGGTCAGGTCAGGCGAGCTCAGGTCAGGCGAACGAGCTCAG GTCAGGTGAGCTCAGGTCAGGCGAACGAGCTCAGGTCAGGTGAGCTCAGGTCAGGCGAACGAGCTCAGGTCAG ACGAACTCAGGTCAGGTCAGGCGAACGAGGTCAGGTCAGGCGAGCTCAGGTCTGGCGAACGAGGTCAGGTCAGGCGAGCTCAGGTCTGGCGAACGAGCTCAGGTCAGGTGAGCTCAGGTCAGGCGAACGAGGTCACGTCAGGCGAGCTCAGGTCAGGCGAACGAGCTCAGGTCAGACGAACTCAGGTCAAGTCAGGCGAACGAGGTCAGGTCAGGCGAACGAGGTCACGTCAGGTGAGCTCAGGTCAGGCGAGCTCAGGTCAGGCGAACGAGGTCACGTCAGGCGAATGAGGTCACGTCAGGTGAGCTCAGGTCAGGCTAGCTCAGGTCAGGCCAGGCGAACACCCGGGCTCTGGGCCCTGCCTGGCAAGCAGAGGAGGCTCGGCTGA
- the LOC127039653 gene encoding uncharacterized protein LOC127039653 isoform X29: MNELRSGELRSGERGQVRRAQVRRTSSGQANSTQANEITSGELRSGERAHVRRAQVRRTSSRQSSSGQANELRSGELRSGERAHVRRAQVRRTSSRQASSGQANELRSDELRSGQANEVRSGELRSGERAQVRRTQVRSGERGQVRRAQVRRTSSGQVSSGQANELRSGELRSGERAQVRRTQVRSGERGQVRRAQVWRTRSGQASSGLANELRSGELRSGERGHVRRAQVRRTSSGQTNSGQVRRTRSGQANEVTSGELRSGELRSGERGHVRRMRSRQVSSGQASSGQARRTPGLWALPGKQRRLG, translated from the exons ATGAATGAGCTCAGGTCAGGTGAGCTCAGGTCAGGCGAACGAGGTCAGGTCAGGCGAGCTCAGGTCAGGCGAACGAG CTCGGGTCAGGCGAACTCGACTCAGGCGAACGAGATCACGTCAGGCGAGCTCAGGTCAG GTGAACGAGCTCACGTCAGGCGAGCTCAGGTCAGGCGAACGAGCTCACGTCAGTCAAGCTCAGGTCAGGCGAACGAGCTCAGGTCAGGCGAGCTCAGGTCAGGCGAACGAGCTCACGTCAGGCGAGCTCAGGTCAGGCGAACGAGCTCACGTCAGGCGAGCTCAGGTCAGGCGAACGAGCTCAGGTCAGACGAACTCAGGTCAG GTCAGGCGAACGAGGTTAGGTCAGGCGAGCTCAGGTCTGGCGAACGAGCTCAGGTCAGACGAACTCAGGTCAGGTCAGGCGAACGAGGTCAGGTCAGGCGAGCTCAGGTCAGGCGAACGAGCTCAG GTCAGGTGAGCTCAGGTCAGGCGAACGAGCTCAGGTCAGGTGAGCTCAGGTCAGGCGAACGAGCTCAGGTCAG ACGAACTCAGGTCAGGTCAGGCGAACGAGGTCAGGTCAGGCGAGCTCAGGTCTGGCGAACGAGGTCAGGTCAGGCGAGCTCAGGTCTGGCGAACGAGCTCAGGTCAGGTGAGCTCAGGTCAGGCGAACGAGGTCACGTCAGGCGAGCTCAGGTCAGGCGAACGAGCTCAGGTCAGACGAACTCAGGTCAAGTCAGGCGAACGAGGTCAGGTCAGGCGAACGAGGTCACGTCAGGTGAGCTCAGGTCAGGCGAGCTCAGGTCAGGCGAACGAGGTCACGTCAGGCGAATGAGGTCACGTCAGGTGAGCTCAGGTCAGGCTAGCTCAGGTCAGGCCAGGCGAACACCCGGGCTCTGGGCCCTGCCTGGCAAGCAGAGGAGGCTCGGCTGA
- the LOC127039653 gene encoding uncharacterized protein LOC127039653 isoform X9 — MSSGQVSSGQANEVRSGELRSGERARVRRTRLRRTRSRQASSGQVNELRSGELRSGERAHVRRTRSHQASSGQVNELTSGELRSGERAHVSQAQVRRTSSGQASSGQANELTSGELRSGERAHVRRAQVRRTSSGQTNSGQVRRTRLGQASSGLANELRSDELRSGQANEVRSGELRSGERAQVRRTSSGQVSSGQANELRSGELRSGERGQVRRTRSGQASSGLANEVRSGELRSGERGHVRRAQVRRTSSGQTNSGQVRRTRSGQANEVTSGELRSGELRSGERGHVRRMRSRQVSSGQASSGQARRTPGLWALPGKQRRLG, encoded by the exons ATGAGCTCAGGTCAGGTGAGCTCAGGTCAGGCGAACGAGGTCAGGTCAGGCGAGCTCAGGTCAGGCGAACGAG CTCGGGTCAGGCGAACTCGACTCAGGCGAACGAGATCACGTCAGGCGAGCTCAGGTCAGGTGAACGAG CTCAGGTCAGGCGAGCTCAGGTCAGGTGAACGAGCTCACGTCAG GCGAACGCGCTCACATCAGGCAAGCTCAGGTCAGGTGAACGAGCTCACGTCAGGCGAGCTCAGGTCAGGCGAACGAGCTCACGTCAGTCAAGCTCAGGTCAGGCGAACGAGCTCAGGTCAGGCGAGCTCAGGTCAGGCGAACGAGCTCACGTCAGGCGAGCTCAGGTCAGGCGAACGAGCTCACGTCAGGCGAGCTCAGGTCAGGCGAACGAGCTCAGGTCAGACGAACTCAGGTCAG GTCAGGCGAACGAGGTTAGGTCAGGCGAGCTCAGGTCTGGCGAACGAGCTCAGGTCAGACGAACTCAGGTCAGGTCAGGCGAACGAGGTCAGGTCAGGCGAGCTCAGGTCAGGCGAACGAGCTCAG GTCAGGCGAACGAGCTCAGGTCAGGTGAGCTCAGGTCAGGCGAACGAGCTCAGGTCAGGTGAGCTCAGGTCAGGTGAACGAG GTCAGGTCAGGCGAACGAGGTCAGGTCAGGCGAGCTCAGGTCTGGCGAACGAGGTCAGGTCAGGCGAGCTCAG GTCAGGCGAACGAGGTCACGTCAGGCGAGCTCAGGTCAGGCGAACGAGCTCAGGTCAGACGAACTCAGGTCAAGTCAGGCGAACGAGGTCAGGTCAGGCGAACGAGGTCACGTCAGGTGAGCTCAGGTCAGGCGAGCTCAGGTCAGGCGAACGAGGTCACGTCAGGCGAATGAGGTCACGTCAGGTGAGCTCAGGTCAGGCTAGCTCAGGTCAGGCCAGGCGAACACCCGGGCTCTGGGCCCTGCCTGGCAAGCAGAGGAGGCTCGGCTGA
- the LOC127039653 gene encoding uncharacterized protein LOC127039653 isoform X41, with protein sequence MSSGQVSSGQANEVRSGELRSGERGQVRRAQVRRTSSGQASSGQVNELTSGELRSGERAHVRRAQVRRTSSRQSSSGQANELRSGELRSGERGHFRRTRTLQASSGQANEVRSGELRSGERAQVRRTQVRSGERGQVRRAQVRRTSSGQVSSGQANELRSGELRSGERAQVRRTQVRSGERGQVRRAQVWRTRSGQASSGLANELRSGELRSGERGHVRRAQVRRTSSGQTNSGQVRRTRSGQANEVTSGELRSGELRSGERGHVRRMRSRQVSSGQASSGQARRTPGLWALPGKQRRLG encoded by the exons ATGAGCTCAGGTCAGGTGAGCTCAGGTCAGGCGAACGAGGTCAGGTCAGGCGAGCTCAGGTCAGGCGAACGAGGTCAGGTCAGGCGAGCTCAGGTCAGGCGAACGAG CTCAGGTCAGGCGAGCTCAGGTCAGGTGAACGAGCTCACGTCAGGTGAGCTCAG GTCAGGTGAACGAGCTCACGTCAGGCGAGCTCAGGTCAGGCGAACGAGCTCACGTCAGTCAAGCTCAGGTCAGGCGAACGAGCTCAGGTCAGGCGAGCTCAG GTCAGGCGAACGAGGACACTTCAGGCGAACAAGGACACTTCAGGCGAGCTCAGGTCAGGCGAACGAGGTTAGGTCAGGCGAGCTCAGGTCTGGCGAACGAGCTCAGGTCAGACGAACTCAGGTCAGGTCAGGCGAACGAGGTCAGGTCAGGCGAGCTCAGGTCAGGCGAACGAGCTCAG GTCAGGTGAGCTCAGGTCAGGCGAACGAGCTCAGGTCAGGTGAGCTCAGGTCAGGCGAACGAGCTCAGGTCAG ACGAACTCAGGTCAGGTCAGGCGAACGAGGTCAGGTCAGGCGAGCTCAGGTCTGGCGAACGAGGTCAGGTCAGGCGAGCTCAGGTCTGGCGAACGAGCTCAGGTCAGGTGAGCTCAGGTCAGGCGAACGAGGTCACGTCAGGCGAGCTCAGGTCAGGCGAACGAGCTCAGGTCAGACGAACTCAGGTCAAGTCAGGCGAACGAGGTCAGGTCAGGCGAACGAGGTCACGTCAGGTGAGCTCAGGTCAGGCGAGCTCAGGTCAGGCGAACGAGGTCACGTCAGGCGAATGAGGTCACGTCAGGTGAGCTCAGGTCAGGCTAGCTCAGGTCAGGCCAGGCGAACACCCGGGCTCTGGGCCCTGCCTGGCAAGCAGAGGAGGCTCGGCTGA